The window GACTGTGCAGTTAGTGtttatctgtttgtctgtttgtcttgtACAGGTCAGTTGTGGTAGTAGAGAGAGACTTTCTGCAGTGGTTGGTACATCAGCATTTCTCTCAAAAACTGACCGGAACTCATATTACCCTCCCAAAAATGTGCCATCACCATGTAATTACCAATCATGTGtattctcatttgttttttatcttcgatgtttttattcttaattttatttattttagctttaatCCTATATTATTTGTTTCTAAAGGCCACTATGAGGTAAATCACCATTTCATCCAGCACAGCTCCAAAGCAGTCTTGTCACCTTTCAAATCAAAAACTCAGAGAATCCCTGCTCCAGTGAGCAACCATGTGCCTGGCCCAGGAGCCTACAGTCCCGATCAGACCCTGACACCCGTGAAGAAGACCATGCTACGGTGAGCAAACACACAATACTTAGTGTTTTGGGCATGTGTTACCCAGTTAATTCTACAATGTAAGTtcttttaattatattttaaggAGGGGTTACTATTTGGCAATATCAGCACCTCCCGTGATTGTGCCCAAGGATCCTCCCTTGCCAGGTCCAGGGCAGTATGACGTTGGTAATTGTGATCACCCATCCAAGCATCCCATGCCCACTGCTGCATTTGCATCCAGAACTGAGCGGGTACCTCCAAAGTCACAGGCCAATATTAATCCAGGTCCAGGTAATGCTTTAAAAAATACctagcaaacaaacaaaaaaaaaaaacactacatacCAAatatgtaggtttttttttttttttttttttggaaaacttGCCTTTTCCACAAGTTTTGGTTGTTGATTGGTAGTTTGTGGTTAACtagataaatgtaaatatggtGCTGGAATGCaaattatgttttcaataatataaataatatataatttgtttttaataggtTGTGTTTATAAGGTTGAAATCATTAAGTTAtactttctcttctttccagGTTTCTATGATCCACAAATTCTGTCAAAGCAGTCCTTCTTTTACAATGATTCCAGAATCTGGATGCCTGTATGAAGCCCTGCAGATATGTAACATTTCCACTCATATAAATTTGATTATTTGTGTCAGAATACATCTATGCAGGGATCTGCACCTCTGTGATTAAAAGTAGGCCAATatgatgtgaaaatgttgagattttttgaaaatgaatattatTCACTATTTATCAATAGCGGTGATGTAAAGGAATGCCAAAAGACTTGACAAGCCATAATTTTTATCCTCACCCCAGTTTCCTGATGCTCTAATCTGGA of the Mastacembelus armatus chromosome 11, fMasArm1.2, whole genome shotgun sequence genome contains:
- the stpg1 gene encoding O(6)-methylguanine-induced apoptosis 2 isoform X4, whose translation is MLPRVTSYKIPAYTISSSIPTKYQSVVITNQEKKGFLSQTRRFHSHVCLNENPGPGSYGCISSSEVKSPSFSKKGTTGFVASKVTRSYSNPKRGIPGPNAYNLQSSFGNKYDFNAGVSRVFRLPVAVQQDAPKNNTPAPNQYNVSCGSRERLSAVVGTSAFLSKTDRNSYYPPKNVPSPCHYEVNHHFIQHSSKAVLSPFKSKTQRIPAPVSNHVPGPGAYSPDQTLTPVKKTMLRRGYYLAISAPPVIVPKDPPLPGPGQYDVGNCDHPSKHPMPTAAFASRTERVPPKSQANINPGPGFYDPQILSKQSFFYNDSRIWMPV
- the stpg1 gene encoding O(6)-methylguanine-induced apoptosis 2 isoform X2, with the protein product MGNMYRGIHKNKIPAYTISSSIPTKYQSVVITNQEKKGFLSQTRRFHSHVCLNENPGPGSYGCISSSEVKSPSFSKKGTTGFVASKVTRSYSNPKRGIPGPNAYNLQSSFGNKYDFNAGVSRVFRLPVAVQQDAPKNNTPAPNQYNVSCGSRERLSAVVGTSAFLSKTDRNSYYPPKNVPSPCHYEVNHHFIQHSSKAVLSPFKSKTQRIPAPVSNHVPGPGAYSPDQTLTPVKKTMLRRGYYLAISAPPVIVPKDPPLPGPGQYDVGNCDHPSKHPMPTAAFASRTERVPPKSQANINPGPGFYDPQILSKQSFFYNDSRIWMPV
- the stpg1 gene encoding O(6)-methylguanine-induced apoptosis 2 isoform X3 — encoded protein: MGNMYRGIHKTDKIPAYTISSSIPTKYQSVVITNQEKKGFLSQTRRFHSHNENPGPGSYGCISSSEVKSPSFSKKGTTGFVASKVTRSYSNPKRGIPGPNAYNLQSSFGNKYDFNAGVSRVFRLPVAVQQDAPKNNTPAPNQYNVSCGSRERLSAVVGTSAFLSKTDRNSYYPPKNVPSPCHYEVNHHFIQHSSKAVLSPFKSKTQRIPAPVSNHVPGPGAYSPDQTLTPVKKTMLRRGYYLAISAPPVIVPKDPPLPGPGQYDVGNCDHPSKHPMPTAAFASRTERVPPKSQANINPGPGFYDPQILSKQSFFYNDSRIWMPV
- the stpg1 gene encoding O(6)-methylguanine-induced apoptosis 2 isoform X1: MGNMYRGIHKTDKIPAYTISSSIPTKYQSVVITNQEKKGFLSQTRRFHSHVCLNENPGPGSYGCISSSEVKSPSFSKKGTTGFVASKVTRSYSNPKRGIPGPNAYNLQSSFGNKYDFNAGVSRVFRLPVAVQQDAPKNNTPAPNQYNVSCGSRERLSAVVGTSAFLSKTDRNSYYPPKNVPSPCHYEVNHHFIQHSSKAVLSPFKSKTQRIPAPVSNHVPGPGAYSPDQTLTPVKKTMLRRGYYLAISAPPVIVPKDPPLPGPGQYDVGNCDHPSKHPMPTAAFASRTERVPPKSQANINPGPGFYDPQILSKQSFFYNDSRIWMPV